A genomic window from Melopsittacus undulatus isolate bMelUnd1 chromosome 7, bMelUnd1.mat.Z, whole genome shotgun sequence includes:
- the LOC101867895 gene encoding N-acetyltransferase family 8 member 3-like, giving the protein MASYRIRHYQDQDFEAVRSLFTRGMLEHSPAGYRHVLRSPRVQLQLLALFILVRAAGGSWLLALGSLALALVAIWLLVQSYATAYVRHALGTDMADVRGTYLRSPHTCFWVAEADGAVVGMVAVEPPEDAAERAEALELKRLSVSREHRGSGIGAALCQEVLSFTRARGVGAVVLSTSMVQVPAQRLYERHGFRRVGSTSPSLLAALLCFRVFRYRCDLHGAAKAPPR; this is encoded by the coding sequence ATGGCATCCTACCGCATCCGGCACTACCAGGACCAGGACTTTGAGGCCGTCCGGAGCCTGTTCACCCGCGGGATGCTGGAGCACAGCCCAGCCGGTTACCGGCACGTCCTGCGCTCGCCCCGcgtgcagctccagctgctggcGCTGTTCATCCTGGTGCGAGCGGCCGGTGGCTCCTGGCTGCTGGCGCTGGGCTCGCTGGCCCTGGCGCTCGTGGCCATCTGGCTGCTGGTCCAGTCCTATGCCACAGCTTACGTGCGCCACGCGCTCGGCACCGACATGGCCGACGTGCGCGGCACCTACCTGCGCTCACCGCACACGTGCTTCTGGGTGGCCGAGGCCGACGGTGCCGTGGTCGGGATGGTGGCGGTGGAGCCGCCGGAGGATGCGGCCGAGCGGGCCGAGGCGCTGGAGCTGAAGCGGCTGTCGGTGAGCAGGGAGCACCGCGGCTCCGGCATCGGTGCCGCGCTCTgccaggaggtgctgagctTCACCCGCGCCCGCGGCGTCGGAGCCGTCGTCCTGTCCACGTCCATGGTGCAGGTGCCGGCGCAGAGGCTCTATGAGCGCCATGGCTTCCGCAGGGtgggcagcaccagcccctcGCTGCTGGCCGCGCTGCTCTGCTTCCGGGTGTTCCGGTACCGCTGTGACCTGCACGGGGCTGCCAAGGCTCCGCCGCGCTAG
- the LOC101871479 gene encoding probable N-acetyltransferase camello produces MVPFHIRLYRDSDSDAVREVFAAGMHEHAPALCRHLLRQPWLLLVLSCTCCLLLASARSLLLPMLVLALVLALVRHSVGWAWGAYIQHCLNTDLRHITAAYGAGAGARFWVAEVDGCVVGTVGVRPAGDGDGELVLKRMSVRRGYRGQGIGTALARTALAFAAQRGCKAVVLNTLMVQHEARALYERLGFRRHRQYVLPTVYGYLANCTITMYRYELDGSEGALAPQRELGVMETWNHQTNQAGNVLPDHEVQPRTSTANTAPWH; encoded by the exons ATGGTCCCGTTCCACATCCGCCTGTACCGGGACAGTGACTCTGATGCCGTACGGGAGGTGTTCGCAGCCGGGATGCATGAACACGCTCCGGCTCTGTGCCGGCACCTGCTGCGGCAGCcgtggctgctgctggtgctgagctgcacctgctgcctgctgctggccagCGCCCGCtcgctgctgctgcccatgctggTGCTGGCGCTGGTGCTGGCGCTGGTGCGGCACAGCGTGGGCTGGGCATGGGGAGCATACATCCAACACTGCCTCAACACCGACCTGCGCCACATCACCGCGGCCTATGGCGCTGGGGCCGGCGCACGGTTCTGGGTGGCGGAGGTGGATGGGTGCGTGGTGGGCACGGTGGGAGTGCGGCC tgctggtgatggtgatggggagCTGGTGCTGAAGCGGATGTCGGTGCGCCGCGGGTACCGTGGGCAGGGCATCGGCACCGCGCTGGCCAGGACGGCGCTGGCATTCGCGGCACAGCGCGGCTGCAAGGCTGTGGTGCTCAACACGCTGATGGTGCAGCACGAGGCACGAGCGCTCTATGAGCGCCTGGGGTTCCGCCGGCACCGCCAGTATGTGCTGCCCACTGTCTATGGGTATCTGGCCAACTGCACCATCACCATGTACCGGTATGAGCTGGATGGCAGTGAGGGAGCTCTGGCACCGCAGCGGGagctgggggtgatggagacatGGAACCATCAAACCAACCAGGCTGGGAATGTGCTTCCAGACCATGAGGTCCAACCAAGGACCAGCACAGCCaacactgccccatggcactga